From Candidatus Nomurabacteria bacterium, one genomic window encodes:
- the tsaE gene encoding tRNA (adenosine(37)-N6)-threonylcarbamoyltransferase complex ATPase subunit type 1 TsaE — MGKTYQVSVPSDFNLVANDLLSGMTGEVLVIALSGDLGAGKTTFTQELAKNLGVTEPITSPTFTIMKQYELSHDRFDTLVHIDAYRFEDESEAEPLRLKEVFTQPRTIVCVEWPEQIASYIPESAVRVDISITEGEVRVVTVA, encoded by the coding sequence ATGGGAAAAACGTACCAAGTGTCAGTACCGTCTGATTTTAATTTAGTGGCAAACGATCTGTTGAGTGGAATGACTGGAGAGGTCTTGGTTATTGCGCTGTCAGGTGATCTGGGGGCAGGGAAGACTACCTTTACACAGGAATTGGCCAAGAATCTGGGGGTGACCGAGCCGATCACAAGTCCGACGTTTACTATCATGAAGCAGTACGAACTTTCACATGATAGATTCGATACGTTGGTGCATATTGATGCCTATCGGTTCGAAGATGAAAGCGAAGCGGAGCCGCTTCGACTAAAAGAAGTATTTACCCAGCCGCGCACGATTGTGTGTGTAGAATGGCCAGAGCAGATCGCTTCATATATTCCAGAGAGTGCAGTACGGGTGGATATTTCAATTACAGAGGGTGAGGTGCGAGTGGTGACTGTAGCGTAG
- a CDS encoding ion transporter: MNTLLREAFLRPQSRTYAAVNNFFAFLTIISIVSLVLETVPSFVKYDQFFLVVEWVAVILFSGEYIGRLVVAKPKWKYVVSFFGIIDLVSILPTFLGLGNFTFLKSARAFRIIRLLRMLRLAKVTRSGLVTDEGAGVLSLNILIYFATLVTALLITGTAMYLAEPNLSAFASIPAGMWWSLKVFMAGIPVAEPQTDIGWVFFVITRFVGLLLFGLLVGVVGNVFRSVMLGRR; the protein is encoded by the coding sequence ATGAATACGTTGCTTCGGGAGGCGTTTTTGCGACCGCAGTCGCGCACATATGCAGCGGTGAATAATTTCTTTGCGTTCCTGACGATCATTTCGATCGTGAGTTTGGTATTGGAGACAGTGCCAAGCTTTGTGAAGTATGACCAATTTTTTCTAGTGGTTGAGTGGGTGGCAGTGATCTTATTTTCTGGCGAGTACATTGGTCGACTGGTGGTTGCAAAACCAAAGTGGAAGTACGTAGTGAGTTTCTTTGGAATCATTGACCTGGTTTCTATACTGCCGACATTTCTTGGGCTTGGTAACTTCACGTTCCTTAAGTCTGCGCGAGCGTTTCGGATCATTCGGCTGCTACGAATGCTGCGTCTCGCAAAAGTCACTCGCTCTGGTTTGGTGACCGACGAAGGCGCAGGGGTGTTGTCTTTGAATATTTTGATCTACTTCGCAACTTTGGTGACGGCACTCTTGATCACCGGTACGGCGATGTATCTGGCTGAGCCCAATCTCTCCGCGTTTGCGAGTATTCCAGCAGGGATGTGGTGGTCACTGAAGGTTTTTATGGCGGGTATTCCCGTGGCGGAGCCGCAGACTGATATTGGCTGGGTGTTTTTTGTGATCACGCGGTTTGTGGGATTACTCCTCTTTGGTTTGTTGGTGGGTGTGGTAGGGAATGTGTTTCGGAGTGTGATGTTGGGGAGGAGGTAG
- a CDS encoding tRNA-dependent cyclodipeptide synthase yields the protein MQYFNVSEKEVEQKMFNIFVGISLGNKLLTPELARHYVEWAHKYTNKNAVILIADKIDAVNWQVFRGLSEAEALEKAAQKGYGVAGMFDKARRTLARETGDMGYISNVHVIFWEDIYNWGYDMLRGILEKEYWENSEFQNAVLHFVDKYIELRDVDVSDEDKHKLAGYIIDELPTLLGGIYWDNTLYNLILYPTYVDSGMSQFVLDIRGGKYFDASKLQLRQISVLVEDYLKKPDDLSVLNQ from the coding sequence ATGCAATATTTCAACGTATCAGAAAAAGAAGTCGAACAAAAGATGTTTAACATTTTTGTGGGGATCAGTTTAGGAAATAAGCTGCTTACTCCAGAGCTGGCTCGACATTATGTTGAGTGGGCGCATAAATATACAAATAAGAACGCAGTCATTTTGATCGCCGATAAAATTGATGCAGTTAACTGGCAGGTGTTTCGAGGATTGTCTGAAGCTGAGGCGCTAGAAAAAGCGGCGCAGAAAGGCTACGGTGTGGCGGGTATGTTTGATAAGGCGCGACGTACGTTGGCGCGAGAAACGGGTGATATGGGCTACATTTCTAATGTGCACGTAATCTTCTGGGAAGATATCTATAATTGGGGGTATGACATGCTTCGGGGTATTCTCGAGAAAGAGTATTGGGAAAATTCTGAATTTCAAAACGCAGTCTTACATTTTGTCGATAAATATATTGAGTTAAGAGACGTTGACGTCTCAGATGAAGATAAGCATAAATTGGCTGGTTACATCATTGACGAGCTGCCGACGCTCCTTGGAGGAATTTATTGGGATAATACTCTCTACAATCTGATTTTGTATCCAACGTACGTTGATTCTGGAATGAGCCAATTTGTACTCGATATCAGAGGTGGTAAATACTTTGATGCGTCAAAGTTGCAGTTACGACAGATTTCTGTTTTGGTGGAAGATTATCTTAAAAAACCAGACGACCTTTCAGTATTGAATCAGTAG